From the genome of Sylvia atricapilla isolate bSylAtr1 chromosome 19, bSylAtr1.pri, whole genome shotgun sequence:
CAGCTTTGCCTTAACTCATTTCTCCCGAATCCGGTGTGGTTTGTAAACTGCTCTCATTTTGTGCTCTTTATTAATGATGAGCAGAATTCCTGTGATTTCTGGGAGTGTCCAGGGCCTCAGGGGCATGGATTAATGGAACAATTGTTGTCACAAGtgtctttatttcatttaaaaataaatgaaacaggCCTTGAGAGCCAGGTCTCTCAGCTACAGGGGCCacttcataaatatttagaGAGGTTCTGATCTTGATGAAACAGTTTTCCTCCACTTTTCCAGGTGCTTTTAACACTGCTTTGAGGGAAGGGAACAGCGGGGGTTTAGTGGGAGTAAACAATGGGGGGAAGGATGAAAAGTGGCTTTTCTGACTCCCTGAGGAGGGGATTTTGGCAGGGGCGGTTGGATTCCTGTGCTGATGGCAGGAGGAGATGGATTTGTCAGGGGAGCTGTTGCCATGGGGATGCAGGACAAGGGATGAGAGCTGGGGTGGCTGCCTGGAGCCTCAACAGtgaattccagccctgcctttccctcccttGCAGCTAAACCTGCACCTGCACACGGTGTCCGTACCCAATCCAGGCTGAGGAACCCTTCAAACACACAATCCTCGGGATTGCTCAACTTTTCCCATGGATAAATCACATTTCAGAGGGAGCTCCGGTGGCTCTGCTGGGTACTGAGCACTCCTGGcaccaaaaaatccccagtgAGAGGTGATGAGGATCCTAAAGAgccaagagaaggaaaatcctGCTCTTTCTCCCCAAAAAGGCTCCTAAATTCACAGCCCTGGTCCTGCAGTGTcaggtgtatttttattttgaaccCTGCTCTTTCTCCCCAAAAGGCTCCTAAATTCACAGCCCTGGTCCTGCAGTGtcaagtgtatttttattttgaaccCTGCTCTTTCTCCCCAAAAGGCTCCTAAATTCACGGCCCTGGTCCTGCAGTGTcaggtgtatttttattttgcgattgcacagcagctgcacttcCCTAAGGAATTGttggcaggggcagcagcacgtgctccagcagcaggaatagggctgtgctgggaacagaGCAACCTTGGGGGAGTTTATCCAGctcttcctccctgcccagagctggaagGTTGCTATAATTGAGCATTTCAAGGAAACAGCCAGAACTGGAGCCCTGGGAGTGCAgacacagccaaaaaaaaaaaaaagaaaaaatgtctggAGACCTGCTAAAAGCTTTGCCTGGaaattcattttaataatgAGAGAAGCACTGGATTATTCTGGTATTAACCTTCAACCTCTGCAGGGCAAGCCCAGCTTAGTTTTTTTTGGAGAATTAAACGGAGGGGTTGGCTTATCCCTGCTCTGAGTGCGGTGGGCAGTGACACCCGGGGCACATGAAGGGGTCACTACGGTTTTTGTTTTAGCCCTTTGCCTTTAAGCCATCCTTGGCCCCGGCTGCTTGCAGAGCCGACACGTGAGGGAATGGCTTGTGCTGCCAATTCcagggggcaggagcagctggggggaGCCTCTCACAAGCCACGGCATCGCTGTCAGCGTCAGGCACTTAAAAAACGGAACCAAAGAACTGCCACGATTCTCCAGGGTGCAACAGACAGCTGATGTGCTTCCTGTGTGACGGCTGGATCTGATGGCAGATGACTCAGACACTTAAGGAGAGACTTTTGAATGGGGAAATCtaccttttcctcctttttagaTCACAAACAAGCTGGTACTTAACAGGCTGCTGTTTGGCTATTGATGGACGGGTGTGATTCACgtaaaagctgtttatttacATCAGAGCCGTTCCTCAAAAGGAGATGTGACAAGTACAGCGTGAATGATTCATTCCCATCgctttgctctgcttttcctgctcatCAAGGAACAGTTTGGATGCatccagctgggctctgcttccttatccctttccttcttcctcccccaAGCCTTGCTCAGCCCGGCTCCGTGTCCCAGCTCCGCTCCTGCCGACCCATCCCTGATGCTGCTGGGTGGTGGAAGTCATGATGCTTGGTTTTCCATGAAGGagaaggggctgcagctctgctgaactCCCTGTGCAgggtgtgtgttttttttcctgggggaGAGAGGATGGAGAAACAGGCCTTCAGCCCTTGGACCTCGCTCCAAGCTCACAGATTGGCAACTCCAGGGCCGTGCTTCCCCCGTTAGGAATATTTGGTGTTGGAAATCTTCTTCCAGAGCAAAGTCTTGAGGTTGTTGAGCACGAGGGAGTGGTGCACTTCCATCTGGCTGGCCAGGCCACTGAGGGTCATGCAAGTTCggagctgcttctgcagctcttccttcagCTCCAGGGGAGCTCCGTAGAGCAGAtagtcctgcagcagcccgCACACCTTGGCCAGGTTGGGCTGCACCATGTCGCTCTTGCACTGCTTCAGCAGCTTGTCACACGTGGCCGTGCAGTCCCGCCCGTAGGTGCAGTCCCCGTTCTGCTCACAGTGCCGGCCCTTGAGGAAGCCTCTGATTGTCATCTCCGTCGCCACCTTCCTCAGGTTGACCATCTTGAAGTCGTACTTGTCGTTGTAGCCCACGTTCCTGAGGCTGCTCTCGCAGATGTAGAAGCTCCCGTAGGTGCCGTGGAAGATCTCCTCCACGAACTCCAGGAGGCCGATGGCGATCTTGGCGCGCCGGGGCCAGGCGGGCGCAAACCACTGGTGGATGAGCTGGTGGGCGACGGAAGGCAGCAGGGACTGCAGGAAAGGGGGGACATCCACCCCGTAGAGGGAGGTGTGGGGGATCTTCTCGGTGACATAAAGGTCCCCACAGTGCCCCAGCAGCTTGGCCGTGTGCTCCTTCTCGTGCAAGGAGAACATGAGGAGGAACTCGTTGAGCTGGAGCAGCGCCCAGATGGATTTGGCCTCTGCCAAGGAAACCTTCTTGTCACGGTTCACGTCGGCCATGGTGATGATCCGGCTCACCAGGGCGGGGAGAGATGGCTGATCCCCCAGCTTGGACTGCAAACACGACAACAAGTGGCATCAGGCCCTCGCAGCTCTCCATGTTTGGGTGTCACATCACAAAACCCAACTGGAGGAGCAAAGAgctgagaagaggaaagggTGACACTCCAGAAAATCCAGTGCCACACCATGTGTGGGCAgatccagctccagcagagttTTACcagcctcagggctgctccagagcctcctgccagagctgccaccCCACCACTGCTGCAGAAGCCACAACAGGGCCACCAAatcagctctgccaggcacaAATgccacccacagccctggcacagccacctccagggatgctgctACTGAAATCTCACAGATAAGGATCCATGGGAGAGAACAGAAGGTTTCCTCCACTAATCCAGTGCATGGCACTGGCACCCAGAAGTGAGTGGGGGCATGGGCAGGAGGAACCCTCAtccaaagggaaggaaaaccaCAATTGGTGTTTCTGACTCCCAGGAACCCTCCCAGGCCTGTGGGATCACACAGGGCCCTGCACTGACCTTGAGGAAGTTGAGGAGCATTTCCTTGAACTCATCCATGGAGGTGCCCCGTGTGGGTTTGTCGAAGAGCACCACATCCCTCTTGGGCACAGAGTCGGGGCGGCTGTCGGCCCTCAGGGCTTCCCCGATGCCACATTTGATGatcacctccctgtccctccagagCCCTCTGTaaacctgcagcacagggaaggggacagCAATAGAGGCAGCTGGGTTCTGGTTTAGGATGGGCAGAGGGGGACATCTGCAGGGTTTGATGCTGGTGCCCTGCCcctgggaggggtggggggcACAGACCTACCTgctggctgggagaggaggagaggcagtGCTGGAACAGGAGACCACGCTCCTCACACAGGTCTTTGCACGTGGAGCCAGAAATGATCCCTTTCTTGTACTGGTCACACTGGGGAGGGCAAGCAGAGAGAGGAACTCAGCAGGGACAGATTTCTACTGGCCCTTAGGGATGGCTCAGTGCcttggggctgggctggcagggccccctgtgctgctggagggaccTCGGGGATTTATTcttgatgctgctgctgcaaatccAGGGGTTTGGGAAAACttcctgggctggaggagagggaagcacGGAGTAGGGTGAGGATgacaggcacaggctgctcagcagagcagcagtccCTGCTGTGATGCAGGCTGGCCCCAGTCCAGAgggtggcagggacagggacagacagtGGCTCTGCTCCGTGGCCGGAGCCATCCCTgggcaggagaagctgcagctctgcagctcctcagcgagagcacagcagcctcagggctgaaaagctggagctgcagacaTTCACTgcatcttttccctttttttttctgctgtggatgGGAATTAACCCTTGGACCTGCTCACAGGGGACATGGCCAGACACGGCGTCTGGAAGCCCCAGCTCCGAGCAGGAATTAGTGCCCGAGACCCCACGGTCGGAGTCAGgcagaaaatcaaattaaacgATCGTCGCTGTTGTTATGGCAATTCCTGCCTCCCTTCTCTGCTGAGGGATTGATCAACGAGGCTTGTTctgacacagcccagctccccctcctcgcctgggctgggctgagccccgcTGCCACGCCAGGGgcacacacaggggacacccTGCCGTGGGGAACACGGAACGTGCACCACCCTGCAAACCCCACACGGGCcaaacacacagagccaggctgcacacacacagctctgctgctttcctcaggGCTCGTCAGCAGTCACAGTGAGGTACCATGGGCTGAGTGCTGccctttctcctcctgctctgcagagcccagaggggacTGGTACgatgctgtccctgcccacagatCCTGCTCCTTTGCCCTGACATTCCAGCTTCATCTGCACACACACGGATCTGCCCACGTCTGCCCTGGCTGCTTCCCTCTGACATCTCATTAAATTGTTTCACCGTCACCCCGGCAGGGTAAGGTCACCTCTCCTGCTCCAAGCTCCGTGCAATGTCAGGGATAATTCCAGGGcagggctcctcctgccagctTTGGGGCTTGGGAGGCTGGAAATGGGGTTCCCCCAGCGTCACTGAGCCCAGCACCCCACCCAGGCCCcacggggctgtgctggcactcaCGATGATCATCCGGCAGACGTGGCCGCGGCACAGCTCCGAGTAGGACGAGTAGTGCATGTAGGCCACCCAGCTGCCCACGAAGATGCCCAGCCACACCACCAGCAGGTACTTCACCTTGATCCCCGGGAGGCGGCCCtgcaagggaaaggaaatgcttttgaaagCCTTTTTTGAAGGGCAGGGCTTTGCCCAGGGCAGCGGCAGCTGGCCAAGGATGGCTTCTGCCACAAGGCGCTGGGGAAACCTTCAgccttttttatatatattcatcAGTCTCTTATGCAACTCCTGCTGCAAGTAGGTCACTCAAAATTCCCTAAAAGCAGGGGGATTACCAAGGCTGGGCTGCAAGGAGCTGGATGCTGTGCATCCCCGGGAGCTGTGGCC
Proteins encoded in this window:
- the DIPK1B gene encoding divergent protein kinase domain 1B isoform X2, whose product is MRRIRRLVHLVLFCPFSKGLQGRLPGIKVKYLLVVWLGIFVGSWVAYMHYSSYSELCRGHVCRMIICDQYKKGIISGSTCKDLCEERGLLFQHCLSSSPSQQVAASIAVPFPVLQVYRGLWRDREVIIKCGIGEALRADSRPDSVPKRDVVLFDKPTRGTSMDEFKEMLLNFLKSKLGDQPSLPALVSRIITMADVNRDKKVSLAEAKSIWALLQLNEFLLMFSLHEKEHTAKLLGHCGDLYVTEKIPHTSLYGVDVPPFLQSLLPSVAHQLIHQWFAPAWPRRAKIAIGLLEFVEEIFHGTYGSFYICESSLRNVGYNDKYDFKMVNLRKVATEMTIRGFLKGRHCEQNGDCTYGRDCTATCDKLLKQCKSDMVQPNLAKVCGLLQDYLLYGAPLELKEELQKQLRTCMTLSGLASQMEVHHSLVLNNLKTLLWKKISNTKYS
- the DIPK1B gene encoding divergent protein kinase domain 1B isoform X1 yields the protein MRRIRRLVHLVLFCPFSKGLQGRLPGIKVKYLLVVWLGIFVGSWVAYMHYSSYSELCRGHVCRMIICDQYKKGIISGSTCKDLCEERGLLFQHCLSSSPSQQVYRGLWRDREVIIKCGIGEALRADSRPDSVPKRDVVLFDKPTRGTSMDEFKEMLLNFLKSKLGDQPSLPALVSRIITMADVNRDKKVSLAEAKSIWALLQLNEFLLMFSLHEKEHTAKLLGHCGDLYVTEKIPHTSLYGVDVPPFLQSLLPSVAHQLIHQWFAPAWPRRAKIAIGLLEFVEEIFHGTYGSFYICESSLRNVGYNDKYDFKMVNLRKVATEMTIRGFLKGRHCEQNGDCTYGRDCTATCDKLLKQCKSDMVQPNLAKVCGLLQDYLLYGAPLELKEELQKQLRTCMTLSGLASQMEVHHSLVLNNLKTLLWKKISNTKYS